CTGCGTCAAATATTGGAACTCCCGGATCATCTCGAACCTCTGGTCGTTCTTCCCCTTGGTTATCCCGCTGACAGCGTTGACGAAAACCGGCATCAGCAAAGCAGAAAACCGGCAAACGATTTTGTTACCTTTTTATAATAAAAAGACCCCGGATACCGGGGCCTTTTACGCCAAACAGATAGAACCAATACTGCTTACTGGTTAGTCAAGAATTATTTTTTTTGAAAATGGTCTTCCTTTTAATGTAAATAAGACGGTATAAACACCACCTGATTCAACTGTAATCCGGCTGACATTTGCCTTGGATGAATAAATGATTCTTCCGGTGATATCGACAACTGCTATATTTTCAGGTATGTTTTCTTCTGCTGAAATATTGATGGTTTTTCCTGAAGCAAAAATCAATGGGAGTTTTACTGTTTCGTTATTGCTGGCGGAAGAAGTAATATCTGTAACTGATTGAACAGGAAGAATATGTAAGGTAAATCTACTGTCATCTGTGCCGTTTACTGAATAAAATGTATAATTCCCTTCCCGAAGATTAAAAACTTCTTTGGTGAAATGATCTTCTAAAATGAAATCAAAGTTTTCGTTCAGGTTGGTCAGGTCAAATTTGAAGGTATATTGTCCGTCAGCAGGGATATAGATGCCTAAAGGAACTGAAATTGACTGAGATGGCCGGTCAAAAGAACTGATAGCCAGATATTCATTTTTACCGGTGATGGTGTAGAGTTGGGGAACTGTTTTTTCAAATGAAAACATTTTCAGGGCGTCCCAGTCGGATTCAAAATTATCGGTGGTGTTGGGTTGAAATCTGATAATGGTTTCATCATTAAATTGATTACCGGATAATGTAATAGAAAGAAAATCATTATTCTGGATTTCCCTGAAATTGATAATATCGGATACGCGGGCATTGTTGTTTATGGTTAAATTGCCGCCCGAAGTGTTGTTGCAGATGACGAAAAATGCAGATGTCGGTGGAATAAGGTTGGTTCCACCGTTTTGTCCGATTCCGTTTACATAAGAAGTGATATTTTTCGATACAGGATCCCAGATATAGATGGCGTTATTGACATTGACCTTATTCCATCCATTTGATGTGTTCCAGTTTATTGTGGTAGGATAAGGATTCCCGACCAGATTATATCCTAACCCTCCATTTAAGGTTCTGGTTAAGTTAATGCTATAATCCCCATTATTGAATTGCCCGTCAAACCGAAGCGTTTTACCTGAGTTTTTCAGATAAACGTCATATCCTTTCATTACCTGAAAGGATTCATTGGCACCATGCCGGGTCCAGCTCCCCTGAGTCTCATTGTAAGAATACACAGCCATCCCTATAAAAGAATTTGTATTACCGTTTGACACAGGTGATGAGAAATAATGCCATCCGTCTGCTTCAATATAACGTTTGAATGAAACGGACCGCTGCCCGTTTATGATTCCTTTAACAAGCAGATTGCCTGTATTCGACTGTGTGGTTTCAATATTTATGCTACCGGAGCAACTGTATGTCCCTTCCACAACCACAGCCCCATATATTTCAAGGGTACTGTTTGAATTGACAGTCAGATCCTGACAGTTCAGAATGCCATAAACGATTACTTTTCCATAATTATTAATGGATACATTTTTATTCCCGTTATCAGCCAGAATATCGTTATAATCAATGATCAGTACCCCATAAATGGTCAGGTTCTGTGGAAAAGTGATGTCATTGGATATGAAAATCGTATCGCCTGCCGGCAAAATGTAAGGAGGAATATTGTTGTTTCGCCAGTTTTTTTGAGAAGACCAGTTCCCGTTGTCAATGGTATAATAGTTTGTTGAAGTTACATGAAAGCTGATCGTCAGAAAGTAACCCAGGATTATCAGTATGACAAATCTTCTATTCATGATTTTTGTTTGGCGTAAATAATATATCAAGCTATTTGCCGTACAAATAAATTGCAGATTTACAGGTAGTTACAGAAAATCATCTCATTATTGATTTTCTCAAAATGGGATTATTTTTCATATTTAATGAGAAATGTATAAATTGGAAATTTTACAAAATTAGAATTATTCTAAAAAATAGGTTGAAATTTTTAATGCTATGGTAATCAATCAGTATTAAAATCAATATCTGATAAAGAAAGGAATGTCAGGCGATTAAAGATATTGAATGATAATCTGAGATGTTTTACACTCAGGGCTAGAGTTTTGACATTTTATTAGCTATTGTCCGGAAATTTCTGGAGTTATTACTGAGAGATGAAGGATTTGATTTGGTTGAGATTGATTCAGGAATTAGCATTTCTTCATTCGAATAAGTTTTGATGGAACTGTTTTCTGTCTTGTTTAATTCTATATTTAATTCATTTTCAGTATCTTTCAGAAAAATCAGGGTGGTAATCATCTGATTAAACCAATCGTCATGGAGGAGAGGTATAAAAACTTCATTTTGTAAACTGGAGTCTTTAATGATTCTTAAATCTTTGATAATCCGTGCTTCCTGATAGTTGATGTGGCTGGAATGAGGAAATGCTGAGTGTTGAACAGCAAATAATGCCAAGGTCAGGAATAAAAAGTTTAATGTGATTTTTCGCATCAGTTTGATTTTGATAATCATTCTTCAAAAATCCTTCATAATCTATAAGTTAAACAAATTCAATTGGTTGTGTTTAAGCATGAATGAAAGTTTTTTCCAAAATTTAGAATTTTTCCAGCATTAAAAAAATCAAGGAAAGACGAATGCAGCTTTTCCCGATAATGATTAAAATTGAAGGAAATTTAAAATGCTGTTAAAAATGAAAATACTTGTACTGGGTGCCGGACTGGTCGGAAGGCCGATGGCACTTGATCTGGCTAATGATGCTGATTATAAGGTGGATGTAGCTGATGCCAATGATGAACGGCTGAAAAAACTTAAGGGAAATCCGGCCATAAATACCCTGCGATTGGATGCCGGTGATGAAAAAAAACTGAAAAGGACAGTCCAAAGCTACGATTTGATTGTCAATGCATTACCCGGATTTTTAGGATATCGGGTTACCAAATGGGTTATTGAATCAGGGATTAATCTGGTGGATATTTCCTTTTTTCCTGAAGATCCGGAACCGTTGGAAAAGTTAGCCATCGAAAAAAATATAACTGCAATGATTGATTGTGGTGTTGCACCAGGCATGAGCTATATTTTGGCTGGATTTGCCCATTATCAACTTATTGAAACACAGAAAATCAGAATTTATGTGGGTGGTTTGCCTGTTATCCGCAACTATCCGTTTGAATACAAGGCGGTGTTTAGTCCTGTTGATGTGATTGAGGAATATACAAGGCCTGCACGCTATGTTAAAGGCGGCCAAATAATTGTCATGCCTGCACTTTCAGAAGCTGAACTTATTGATTTCCCCAATCTCGGCACACTTGAAGCCTTCAATACAGATGGACTTCGTTCCATGCTGAAAAATATTCCTTGTCCGGATATGGTTGAGAAAACTTTACGTTATCCCGGGCATATTTCAAAAATTCAGTTTCTGAAGGATTGTGGTTTCTTCAGTGAAGAGTTGATTGATTATCAGGGTATTAAAATAAGACCTCTCGATTTTACCTCACAGATTCTTTTCCCTTTATGGAAACTGAATGAACATGAAAAAGACCTGACAATCATGACGGTTATTGTGGAAGGCATTTCAGGACATAATGGAGAAAAAATCAGGAAGATTTTCCGATGGGACCTGCTCGATACTTATGATGAAAAAACCGGTATTCACTCAATGGCCAGAACGACCGGATATACAGCTACTGCTGCAGTCAGGATGCTGACCTCAGGTATTTTCAGGCAAAAAGGGCTGATTTATCCGGAATTTATCGGGAAATATCCTGAATGTGTGGCATTTATGCTTGAATATTTGAAGAAAAGAGGTGTGAATTACATTTCCTCTACGGAAGAAACACTTTTGCCTGAAAATTAAAGGGGATAAGTTTTTTTTCAGTAAACTGAAATACAGGTCTATTCATCCCGCTCAAACTTGTATCTGACGTAATTTCCACCACCGGTTTCCTGGTCAAGCCACATTTCGTTGCTGGTCAGTTTAATAATGTCATAATAAATAGTTACATCATCCTGCTCAAAATAGATGCTTACTTTAGCTTTTGCATCTTCAAAATCCCATTTTGCAGGGTTATTATTCGGATTGCCATTAAACTCCATCACAAAAGAGCCATTATTCTCAAAAATCCAGACAACATTTCCCGCTACAGCGATTCCGTTCATTTCAATCACTTTCCAGCGGGCAGTCAGACGTGCCTTTTTGGTTGCAAGGGAAAAAGCCGGGCCTTCTTCATATTTACCACATGAACTCAGTAAAACGGTTATTAGTACGACCAGTGAGAATAAGGTTGATTTTTTTAACATACTTTTACAATTTAAGGTTTTGATTCTGTTGCAATGTTAATGTGAAGAGGGCAGATACACAAAAGAATTTTCATCTTTTCAAACGGACTTTAACAAAAGATATCAGTCTGTCTGTTCAGTGATAATGTAATAATTTTGCAGCCTTTTGCTAAATCATGTATTCTGTATCAAATATTTCGGTTTATTATCCGGGGAAAGAGCTGCTGAAGTCGGTTTCATTTATCATTAATCCCCGTGACAGAATTGGGCTTGTTGGAAAAAATGGGTCAGGGAAAACGACTTTACTGAATATAATAGCCGGAATAAAACAGGCTGATCAGGGAACAGTGGTGATTCCTGAGGGAAAAACCATTGGCTATCTGAGGCAGGAGCTTGGCAGATATGAGCAAAAATCGGTTATTGAGGAAGCTCTTGAAGCATTTCAGGAAGTCAATCAGATTGAAAAGGAATTAAATGAGCTGACGATCAGGCTTGAAAAAATGACGGATCATCATGATCAGCAGTACCTGAAACTTCTGAATATTTTGGCAGAAAAACATGATCGTCTGAATTTTCTGGATAAAGCCCGTCAGGAAAGTCATGTGGAAAAAATTCTGAAAGGTCTTGGCTTCAGCCCCGCTGATTTTAACAGAAAAATAACCGAATTCAGCGGAGGATGGCAGATGCGGGTCGAGATGGCAAAAATTCTCCTGCTCAGGCCTGATTTATTATTGCTTGATGAGCCTACCAATCATCTCGATATTGATTCTATTCTCTGGCTGGAGGATTTTCTTAAAAATTATCAGGGAGCCATGATCATTATTTCTCATGATAAAACTTTTCTGAATAATGTTTGTGAACGAACTATAGAAGTAGTTAACGGCAGTATTCACGATTATAAGTTGAGGTATGATGATTTTCTGGCTTTTCGTGAACAACGGCTTGAAACTCAGCGAAATGCTCAAAAAAATCAGCAACGTTACATTGAGCAGCAGGAAAGATTTATCGAAAGGTTCAGGGCTAAAAATACTAAAGCAAAACAGGTCAGGTCGAAATTAAAGAGACTTGAGAAAATTGAAAGAATTGAACTGGATGAAACAGATAATGCCCAGATAAAATTCAGATTCCCCAAAGCACCTCATTCAGGTCAGCTTATTTTTGACTGCAGTCAGCTGGTGAAAAAATATGGAGAGAAAACAGTTTTAAACGGTATCGACTTTCGGATCGACAGGGGAGACCGTATTGCTTTTGTTGGAAAAAACGGAGAAGGTAAAACAACACTTGTCAAAATATTGATGAAACTTGAAAAATATGAAGGGGAGATTAAGTTCGGCCATCAGATTAAAACGGGTTATTATGCTCAGATTCAGGAACATACCTTAGATGAATCGCTGACAGTTTATGAAACTATTGAAAGAGAAGCAAGCGGTGAGTTTTCTGGAATACAGAAAATTCGTACCCTGCTGGGTGTGTTTCTGTTTGGCGATGAAGACATGGATAAAAAGGTGAAGGTGCTTTCAGGTGGCGAGAAATCGAGGCTTGCCCTTGCCAGACTTTTACTGAAGACCTCCAATGTGCTGATTTTAGATGAACCTACCAACCATTTGGATATCAGTTCAAAAGAGGTTTTAAAAAGTGCATTGAAGGAGTTTGACGGGACTTTGATCCTGGTTTCTCACGACAGGGATTTCATGGAAGGGCTGACCAACAAAACTTTTGAGTTTTCAGGAGGAAGGATTATAGAACATCCCGGGCCGATCAACAAATTTCTTGAACATCATCATGTTGAAACTTTCAGGGCATTTGAAATAAACTTAAAAGCATCCTTGAAAAAATCTCCTGCGCCTTCTGATGACAACCGGAATAAAAACAGCCCTACCAGTTTTCAGAAGCGTAAAGAAAGCGAAAAGGAACTTAAAAAGCTGAAAAATAAAATTTCATCAACAGAAAGGCAAATTGAGCAACTTGAGAACCAACTGAAAGAGATCGAAGATAAAATGCATCATCCCGATTATTTTTCAAATCCTGGTCATGCATTAAAACTCAGTGAAGACTATTCCAATATCAAAGCATCAATCGATCAGAAAATGGAAGAGTGGGAAGAGATAGTTACCAGATTTAATGAATTGAACGACAATTTATTGTAGGCCAACCCGTTTTCTCAGAGTCAGAAAAGCTTTGTACAAATCATTTACATTTCCGGCTGCCTGCAGTTCAAAAGAAGAAATGTTTTTCTTTTCATTGGTAGTTGGGGTGGTAAAAGAATATTCAATACAGGAACCTGATTTACAGGCAATTTTGACATTTTTACCGGAAACAGAAAAAGTTACGTTTGCCAGGTCAAAATTGTAGGTAGCCGCTGAGTTTTTGTCAAAAAAGTTTTCGGTATAGGTACATTTGGTCTTCAATGAACTCAGGTTGTAAAAATTTGCATTGGTTTTAATGGCTTTGTTGTTAATCCACTCGATGGTCTTAACCTTGTCAAAGCTTTCATTGAAACCTTGTGCAAAAAGCAATAAGGGTATCATCAAGGCTGAAAAAACAATTATCTTTTTCATAATGCTGTTTTTTTTACAGCGTAAAGATAAAAATTTTTTTTAGCCCGGTTACTTAAAATTATTTTCCTTCGAGCCACCTGATAATCTCAGGATCATCGGGACTGGTTCGTGGTGGAACGACCTTCACAAGAACTCCCTTTTCATCAATCAGGAATTTCTGGAAATTCCAGCTGACTTTTTCAGAAAATTTACCATTTAAGTTTTTGTCGGTGAGCCATTTATAGACAGGATGCATGTTGTCGCCTGTTACTTTTATTTTGCTCATCATCGGGAAGGTGACCCCGTAGTTGACGGAGCAAAATTTTTGAATATCCTCATTTGAGCCTGGCTCCTGATTAAGAAAATCGTTTGAAGGGAAACCAATAATCACCAGCCCTTTGGACTGATATTTCTTGTAAAGCGATTCAAGTTTGTCATATTGTGGTGTAAATCCGCATTTTGAAGCCGTATTTACAATAATTACCTTTTTACCTTTAAGGCTTGAAAACTTAAATTCTTTACCTTCAATAGTGGTAGCTTTCAGCTCATAAAAATTGCTGATTTGTGCATTGGAAATCTGAGTGAAAAATGTTGCAAGCATCATCAATAAAAAATATTTTTTCATGGAACAATTAATTTAAATTTGTTAGTGTATAAAATCACAGTAATAAAACAATAAACATACAAAACATTAATTTGTTCATCATTAATTTACATTTTTGCGGGCAAGGCTATTCAATACGAAATTCTTTAAACCAATTATATGAAACAAGTACAATTAATTATTGCATCATTACTGTTGTCAGTAGTCATGCTTAGCTTCAAAAGCTATTCTCAGCCAACTTTTTCAACTGCTATTGAATACAATGATTATATCATTGATTTACAAAATAAAATAGTAGCTGGAATTCAGGATTTTGTTACAGAGGTATCTGAAGGTGATAAAACAAGTGCAATGAACAGCCTGAATGACATGATAGCAATCATCGACAATTGTCTGAAAGAGCTTAATACAATGGGACCATGGGAAAGTAATACTGCTTTCCGGGATGCTGCAGTCGAGTTATTCAAATTCTACAAGTCAGTTGGACAGAATGAGTATGTAGAGTTTGTTGATATTAAATTTAAGCCTGAACTTACCGATGATGATTATGCCAAACTACAGGCAATTGTTGACCGTATCAGTGAAAAGGAAAAGATTTATGATGAAAAGTTCGCTACTGCCCAGCAAAACTTTGCCGATGAATTTGGTTTTACCATTGAGGGAAGCAAACAATCAGGTGGCTCAAAATACACGGAACCCTCAGTTCAGAAAAACATGCCTGAAAAGAGCCTTTCCGTAGTGAAAATGTTTTTAGACTACATGATTGCCGGGAATCAGGAGATGATGAAAGATTTAATATCACCGGATTTTAAAAAGGCTAATAAACTGGATAAAGCAACATACAGGGTAAACAATTACGGGCTGACAGGCTTTGTCATATTTGCCTACAATGATGCCAAAAAACAATTTACCTGTCATATTTGGGGCAGTGAAAAAAGTTGGGTTCACGAACTGGTGTTCACAGTAGCCGAAGTGAAAGGCAAATGGTATATCGTACCTTCCTCTTTTGACGGGGAATGGGTTGATCCATGGACCAGCGTCAATGCTTATGTAAACGAATAATCAGTTTTCGATGAGTTAAAAAAAAGGCTGTCATCTGACAGCCTTTTTTACTATGAAAAGAATTATGAATCAGTTAAGCAGCTTTTTCATTAAAAACCGCAATTTGTTGTATGCAAATTCATTTTTCCTGACATAATTCACTGCCCCAAGTTTGATCGAAGTTATGGCTACTTCCATATCTTCCTGACTGGAACACATAATCACCTTTATATCAGGATTATATTCTTTTATCCTTTTTAGTGTTTCTATTCCATCTATGCCTTTCATTTCATAATCCAGAATAATGACGTCCGGATTTTTGTCAAGATGCTTCAGACATTCGCTTCCACTACTGAATATCATTACGTTATTGTAATTCTCCTTTTTAAAATTATAGCTGAAAATTTTGTGATAAATTGGATCGTCATCAACGATAAAGATTAATGGCCGTGCTGTAAAACTGTTCAAAACCGGAAATTTAGACATTTAATTTTACTAACAATATGCCAATCAAGGTTTATATTTTAAACAATTTTAAACTCCTTATTTATTCCTTTCTAACAGGGATTTTTTAAGTTAACTGAAAGGTGCTATCCCTGAATTTAAAAATTTTTATTGAAAAATTTTCCAAGATTTAGAAAGACAGTTGTAAATTGAGACGAAATTTTTAGCCTTTAATTCTTCATAAAACAAGCAATTCATGGAGTCATTCAAAATATTTATTGTGGAAGATGACAGACTGTACGGAGAACTACTTGCCTTTAACTTATCATTAAACCCTGATTATGAGGTGGAATTGTTCACAACCGGACAAGAATGTGTTTCCAACCTGTATAAAAATCCCTCTGCCATATCATTGGATTATTCCCTACCCGATATGACCGGTTTTGAAGTACTTGAGAAAATTAAAAAATACAATCCTGAGATACCTGTTGTGATAGTTTCCGGGCAGGAAGACGTATCGACAGCAGTTGGTCTGCTCAAAAAGGGAGCATACGATTACATAGTGAAGGATGAAGATACCAAAGACAGGTTATGGAACTGTATGAAAAACATCAGGGAAAACCTTAGCCTTAAAAAAGAAATTCTGGAGTTAAAGGAAGAAATCGGGAAAAAATACGAATTCACTTCGGTCATTAAAGGAAACAGCCCGTCCATACAGAAGGCATTCAGACTCATGGAAAAAGCTACCAAAACAAATATCACGGTTTCAATTTCCGGAGAAACCGGTACTGGTAAAGAGTTGGTTGCCAAGGCTATACATTATAATTCCGACAGAGCCAAAAAACCTTTTGTGGCAGTTAATATGACAGCTATTCCACGTGAACTGATAGAAAGTGAATTGTTTGGACACGAAAAAGGTGCATTTACCGGAGCAGCCATACGAAGAATAGGGAAATTTGAAGAGGCGCATAAAGGAACTATTTTTCTGGATGAGATTGCTGAAATGGATTTAAGCCTGCAATCAAAGATCCTCCGGGTACTTCAGGAAAAGGAAGTAACCAGAGTTGGTGGAAATCAGGTCATTAAGCTCGATGTCAGAGTCATTGTCGCTACGCATAAAAATCTGGCTGAAGAGGTTAAAAAAGGAAATTTCAGGGAAGATTTATATTACAGGCTGCTGGGGCTCCCCATTGAATTACCACCCCTTAGAGAAAGAGGAAATGATATTCTCATTTTAGCTAAGTATTTTGTTGATGAATTCTGCAAGGAAAATAAATTACCGAAGCTGACTTTTACTCAGGCTGCTCAGGAAAAACTCATGAAATATCCTTTTCCCGGAAATGTCAGGGAATTAAAAGCAGTTGTTGAACTTGCCAGTGTGATGACCAATAATAACTATATTGATGCTGAAGATATTACCTTTAATTCAGCATCGCAAACGACAGATTTTCTGCTTGAGGAAAATACCCTTCGTACCTACATCCAGCAGATTGTTTCTCATTACCTTAAAAAATATGACAATAATATCGTATTAGTTGCACAGAAACTTGATATTGGAAAGTCAACTATTTACAGAATGTTAAAAAATG
This sequence is a window from Sphingobacteriales bacterium. Protein-coding genes within it:
- a CDS encoding saccharopine dehydrogenase, coding for MLLKMKILVLGAGLVGRPMALDLANDADYKVDVADANDERLKKLKGNPAINTLRLDAGDEKKLKRTVQSYDLIVNALPGFLGYRVTKWVIESGINLVDISFFPEDPEPLEKLAIEKNITAMIDCGVAPGMSYILAGFAHYQLIETQKIRIYVGGLPVIRNYPFEYKAVFSPVDVIEEYTRPARYVKGGQIIVMPALSEAELIDFPNLGTLEAFNTDGLRSMLKNIPCPDMVEKTLRYPGHISKIQFLKDCGFFSEELIDYQGIKIRPLDFTSQILFPLWKLNEHEKDLTIMTVIVEGISGHNGEKIRKIFRWDLLDTYDEKTGIHSMARTTGYTATAAVRMLTSGIFRQKGLIYPEFIGKYPECVAFMLEYLKKRGVNYISSTEETLLPEN
- a CDS encoding ABC-F family ATP-binding cassette domain-containing protein — encoded protein: MYSVSNISVYYPGKELLKSVSFIINPRDRIGLVGKNGSGKTTLLNIIAGIKQADQGTVVIPEGKTIGYLRQELGRYEQKSVIEEALEAFQEVNQIEKELNELTIRLEKMTDHHDQQYLKLLNILAEKHDRLNFLDKARQESHVEKILKGLGFSPADFNRKITEFSGGWQMRVEMAKILLLRPDLLLLDEPTNHLDIDSILWLEDFLKNYQGAMIIISHDKTFLNNVCERTIEVVNGSIHDYKLRYDDFLAFREQRLETQRNAQKNQQRYIEQQERFIERFRAKNTKAKQVRSKLKRLEKIERIELDETDNAQIKFRFPKAPHSGQLIFDCSQLVKKYGEKTVLNGIDFRIDRGDRIAFVGKNGEGKTTLVKILMKLEKYEGEIKFGHQIKTGYYAQIQEHTLDESLTVYETIEREASGEFSGIQKIRTLLGVFLFGDEDMDKKVKVLSGGEKSRLALARLLLKTSNVLILDEPTNHLDISSKEVLKSALKEFDGTLILVSHDRDFMEGLTNKTFEFSGGRIIEHPGPINKFLEHHHVETFRAFEINLKASLKKSPAPSDDNRNKNSPTSFQKRKESEKELKKLKNKISSTERQIEQLENQLKEIEDKMHHPDYFSNPGHALKLSEDYSNIKASIDQKMEEWEEIVTRFNELNDNLL
- a CDS encoding glutathione peroxidase, which gives rise to MMLATFFTQISNAQISNFYELKATTIEGKEFKFSSLKGKKVIIVNTASKCGFTPQYDKLESLYKKYQSKGLVIIGFPSNDFLNQEPGSNEDIQKFCSVNYGVTFPMMSKIKVTGDNMHPVYKWLTDKNLNGKFSEKVSWNFQKFLIDEKGVLVKVVPPRTSPDDPEIIRWLEGK
- a CDS encoding response regulator, with product MNSFTARPLIFIVDDDPIYHKIFSYNFKKENYNNVMIFSSGSECLKHLDKNPDVIILDYEMKGIDGIETLKRIKEYNPDIKVIMCSSQEDMEVAITSIKLGAVNYVRKNEFAYNKLRFLMKKLLN
- a CDS encoding sigma-54-dependent Fis family transcriptional regulator, giving the protein MESFKIFIVEDDRLYGELLAFNLSLNPDYEVELFTTGQECVSNLYKNPSAISLDYSLPDMTGFEVLEKIKKYNPEIPVVIVSGQEDVSTAVGLLKKGAYDYIVKDEDTKDRLWNCMKNIRENLSLKKEILELKEEIGKKYEFTSVIKGNSPSIQKAFRLMEKATKTNITVSISGETGTGKELVAKAIHYNSDRAKKPFVAVNMTAIPRELIESELFGHEKGAFTGAAIRRIGKFEEAHKGTIFLDEIAEMDLSLQSKILRVLQEKEVTRVGGNQVIKLDVRVIVATHKNLAEEVKKGNFREDLYYRLLGLPIELPPLRERGNDILILAKYFVDEFCKENKLPKLTFTQAAQEKLMKYPFPGNVRELKAVVELASVMTNNNYIDAEDITFNSASQTTDFLLEENTLRTYIQQIVSHYLKKYDNNIVLVAQKLDIGKSTIYRMLKNGEIELN